A genome region from Dolichospermum compactum NIES-806 includes the following:
- a CDS encoding YifB family Mg chelatase-like AAA ATPase, whose amino-acid sequence MLARVWSASIIGIDAVKVGVEVDVSGGLPGIVILGLPDSAIQESKERVKATLKNAGFAFPMRKIVINLTPADLRKEGPAFDLPISVGILAASEQVNADLLGDFLFLGEVSLDGSLRPVAGVLPIAATAKKMGITGLVVPVDNAQEAAVVEGLAVYGCKDVADVVDLLNNPKKYQPVQLNQTIETSQSTSLNLADLQDVKGQAHARRALEIAAAGGHNLIFVGPPGSGKTMLARRLSGILPPLSFPESLEVTRIHSVAGLLKNRGSLVRERPFRSPHHSASGPSLVGGGTFPRPGEISLSHRGVLFLDELTEFKRDVLEFLRQPLEDGFVTISRTKQSVTFPAQFTLVASTNPCPCGYYGDTIQGCTCSPRQREQYWAKLSGPLMDRIDLQVAVNRLKPEEITQQPTGEASKSVAQRVEKAREKAVIRFQKEDLQCNAQMQSRHLQKWCKLDDASRTLLEAAIRKLGLSARASDRILKVARTIADLAGDDNLKPQHVAEAIQYRTIDRMQ is encoded by the coding sequence ATGCTGGCTAGAGTGTGGAGTGCATCTATCATCGGGATTGACGCTGTAAAAGTGGGTGTGGAAGTTGATGTTTCCGGTGGTTTACCGGGAATTGTCATTTTAGGCTTACCAGATTCCGCAATTCAAGAATCTAAAGAACGGGTAAAAGCTACTTTGAAAAATGCGGGTTTTGCGTTTCCTATGCGGAAAATTGTCATTAACCTAACTCCCGCAGATTTACGAAAGGAAGGACCCGCGTTTGATTTACCGATTAGTGTGGGAATTTTAGCAGCTTCTGAACAAGTTAACGCCGATTTATTGGGAGATTTTTTATTTTTAGGTGAAGTTTCTCTAGATGGTAGTTTGCGTCCGGTTGCTGGTGTTTTACCGATTGCTGCAACTGCGAAAAAAATGGGAATTACGGGTTTAGTTGTTCCCGTTGATAATGCCCAAGAAGCTGCTGTTGTTGAAGGTTTAGCGGTTTATGGGTGCAAAGATGTTGCTGATGTAGTGGACTTATTAAATAATCCTAAAAAATACCAACCTGTCCAGTTAAATCAAACAATTGAAACTTCCCAGTCAACATCTTTGAATTTAGCAGATCTACAGGATGTCAAAGGACAAGCACACGCACGCAGGGCGTTAGAAATTGCGGCTGCGGGGGGACACAATTTAATTTTTGTTGGACCACCCGGAAGCGGAAAAACGATGTTAGCAAGGCGGTTATCGGGGATTTTACCACCTTTAAGTTTTCCTGAATCTTTGGAAGTAACACGCATTCATTCTGTGGCTGGATTGTTGAAAAATCGGGGTTCTTTAGTTAGAGAAAGACCTTTTCGGAGTCCCCACCATTCCGCATCTGGTCCATCTTTGGTTGGTGGTGGCACTTTTCCCCGTCCTGGCGAAATTTCATTATCCCACAGAGGTGTACTTTTTTTAGATGAATTAACGGAATTTAAAAGAGATGTTTTAGAGTTCCTGCGTCAACCTTTGGAAGATGGGTTTGTGACCATTTCTCGAACTAAACAATCTGTCACTTTTCCCGCACAATTTACATTAGTAGCCAGTACAAATCCCTGTCCTTGCGGTTATTATGGCGATACAATTCAAGGATGTACTTGTTCACCTCGACAACGGGAACAATATTGGGCAAAATTATCTGGACCATTAATGGATAGAATTGATTTGCAAGTAGCTGTAAATCGTTTGAAACCCGAAGAAATTACCCAACAACCAACGGGAGAAGCGTCGAAATCTGTAGCGCAACGAGTAGAAAAAGCTAGAGAAAAAGCTGTAATTCGGTTTCAAAAAGAAGATTTACAATGTAATGCTCAAATGCAAAGTCGTCATTTACAAAAATGGTGTAAATTAGATGATGCTAGTCGGACTTTATTAGAAGCTGCAATTAGGAAATTAGGCTTATCCGCAAGAGCGAGCGATCGCATTCTCAAAGTAGCACGAACCATTGCAGATTTAGCAGGAGATGACAACCTCAAACCCCAGCACGTAGCTGAAGCAATTCAATATCGAACAATTGATAGAATGCAGTAA
- a CDS encoding histidine triad nucleotide-binding protein, translating into MSPNTETIFSKIIRKEIPANIVYEDDLALAFTDVNPQAPVHILVIPKKPIVSLATAEPEDTALLGHLLLTVQKVAAAAGLENGYRVVMNTGADGGQTVYYLHIHILGRRPMSWPPG; encoded by the coding sequence ATGAGTCCGAACACAGAAACCATTTTCAGCAAAATCATTCGTAAAGAAATTCCCGCGAATATTGTTTATGAAGACGATTTAGCCCTAGCCTTTACAGATGTTAACCCCCAAGCGCCAGTTCATATCCTCGTTATTCCCAAAAAACCCATAGTTAGTCTAGCTACCGCAGAACCAGAAGACACAGCACTTTTAGGACACCTGTTATTAACAGTCCAGAAAGTTGCAGCAGCAGCGGGACTAGAAAACGGTTATCGAGTAGTTATGAATACTGGCGCTGATGGTGGTCAAACAGTATATTATTTGCATATACACATCCTTGGTCGTCGCCCTATGTCCTGGCCTCCAGGTTAA
- a CDS encoding aldo/keto reductase, translating into MQYRRFGKTNLYLSVFSLGTMRCLIDSENVQQLLEKALSLGLNHLETARGYGDSEAYLGKAIKAGLPVPRSQIHITTKIPPTPDADCMRRYIDESLNRLNLDYLDCLGIHGLNTWQHLEWIQAKNGCMQAVEEAVNDGKVGHIGFSTHGSLDVILAAINTNLFEFVNLHYYYFFQHNAPAIQLATDKNMGVFIISPADKGGKLYTPPQTLKELCYPFKPLDLNYRFLLSDSSIHTLSIGPANQQELVISPELFNHENELTEAEIDIFEKLENQQNNVLLTDKCSQCYACLPCPENIHIPEVLRLRNLALAYDMTDYGKYRYGMFENAGHWFPGMKANRCTECGDCLPKCPENLDIPTLLKDTHERLQGKAGRRLWG; encoded by the coding sequence ATGCAATATCGTCGTTTTGGTAAAACTAATTTATATCTTTCTGTTTTTTCTTTGGGAACAATGCGCTGTTTAATTGATAGCGAAAATGTCCAACAACTTCTGGAAAAAGCTTTATCTTTAGGACTTAATCATTTAGAAACTGCTAGAGGTTACGGTGACAGTGAAGCATATTTAGGTAAAGCGATAAAAGCTGGTTTACCAGTACCTCGTAGTCAAATTCACATTACTACCAAAATTCCCCCGACACCTGATGCTGATTGTATGCGTCGGTATATTGATGAATCTTTAAATCGCTTGAATTTAGATTATCTGGATTGTTTAGGAATTCATGGATTAAATACTTGGCAACACTTAGAATGGATACAAGCTAAAAATGGCTGTATGCAAGCTGTTGAGGAAGCTGTAAATGATGGAAAAGTGGGACATATTGGGTTTTCTACTCACGGTTCATTAGATGTAATTTTAGCAGCTATAAATACAAATCTTTTTGAATTTGTTAATCTCCATTATTACTATTTTTTTCAACATAATGCCCCCGCAATTCAGTTAGCAACCGACAAAAATATGGGCGTTTTTATTATTTCTCCTGCGGATAAAGGCGGAAAATTATATACTCCACCCCAAACTTTAAAGGAACTTTGTTACCCATTTAAACCATTAGATTTAAATTATCGGTTTTTGCTGAGTGACAGCAGTATTCATACTTTGAGTATAGGACCTGCAAACCAACAAGAATTAGTAATATCTCCAGAACTTTTTAATCATGAAAATGAATTAACAGAAGCCGAAATTGATATCTTTGAAAAATTAGAAAATCAGCAAAATAATGTTTTATTAACTGATAAATGTAGTCAATGTTATGCCTGTTTACCTTGCCCGGAAAATATTCATATTCCCGAAGTTTTAAGATTACGAAATTTAGCTTTAGCCTACGATATGACAGATTATGGAAAATATCGTTATGGAATGTTTGAAAATGCCGGACATTGGTTTCCCGGAATGAAAGCCAATCGTTGTACAGAATGTGGTGATTGTTTGCCCAAATGTCCAGAAAATTTAGATATTCCCACCTTACTAAAAGATACCCATGAAAGATTACAGGGGAAAGCAGGAAGAAGATTATGGGGGTAA
- a CDS encoding cation:proton antiporter, with protein sequence METPFEITLQMVITVFAGISAQVMAAYFKLPSIVLLLLLGILLGKDGLGILQPHLLGTGLEVIVSLATAIILFEGGLKLDRQELGKVSLSLQLLVTLGTLITLLGGSLAAHWLGEFPWNIAVLYASIVVVTGPTVIGPLIQQINVDRQVATLLEGEGVLIDPVGAILAYVVLDTILNGDTDPVNAIIGLILRFAVGAGIGGVGGYLMSWMFKRANFISFELKNLVVLAVLWVLFALAQIIRSESGIMTTVVAGAVFANSSVPEERLLRSFKNQLTILSVSVLFILLAADLSIASVLALGWGSLFTVLVLMFVVRPINIILCTWNSDLNWRQKLFLSWVAPRGIVSASVASLFAILLTQRGVNGGDSIKALVFLTIIMTVFCQGLTAGWLVKCLRITSKDATGAVIVGCNPLGLLIARFFQERGETVVMIDTDPERLAQAEAQNLRVIASSALDGEILEEAGIGSMGTFLAITSNGEVNFVLAQRAAEEFNPPRVLAIFPHHPQGSPLVNSKVDQAFVSDLPVKTWNEYLMNGQVKLGTTTLNAAEFDSQQEHIQEKIREGILVPLLLEREERLQVMSASQQWEIGDRIIYLLYDARPNLLKLLSGASQSTPLTMETLAEVEEVRVKQV encoded by the coding sequence ATGGAAACACCTTTTGAAATCACCCTCCAGATGGTGATCACTGTTTTTGCAGGCATTAGCGCCCAGGTAATGGCTGCATATTTCAAATTACCTAGTATCGTGTTACTACTCCTATTAGGCATCCTTTTAGGTAAAGACGGACTGGGAATATTACAACCCCATTTACTGGGAACAGGATTAGAAGTGATTGTTTCCCTAGCAACAGCAATCATTTTATTTGAAGGCGGACTCAAATTAGATCGGCAGGAGTTGGGCAAAGTTTCCCTCAGTCTCCAGTTACTCGTCACCCTGGGAACTCTGATCACCCTACTAGGGGGAAGTCTTGCCGCACACTGGCTAGGGGAGTTTCCCTGGAATATAGCAGTGCTTTATGCGTCCATTGTTGTTGTCACCGGACCGACCGTAATTGGTCCTTTAATTCAACAAATTAACGTAGATAGACAAGTAGCAACGCTATTAGAAGGCGAAGGAGTTTTAATAGATCCTGTGGGAGCTATCCTAGCTTACGTTGTCCTGGATACGATTTTAAATGGTGATACAGACCCAGTTAATGCCATTATTGGTCTAATTTTACGTTTCGCTGTGGGTGCGGGCATTGGTGGCGTTGGTGGATATTTAATGAGTTGGATGTTCAAACGCGCCAATTTCATTTCCTTTGAACTCAAAAATCTGGTTGTTCTGGCAGTTTTATGGGTGTTGTTTGCCCTAGCGCAAATAATTCGCTCTGAATCGGGAATTATGACCACAGTAGTAGCAGGTGCGGTATTTGCCAACTCTTCAGTTCCCGAAGAGCGGTTATTGCGAAGCTTTAAAAATCAACTGACAATTCTCAGCGTTTCTGTATTATTCATCCTCCTAGCGGCTGATTTATCCATTGCCAGTGTCTTGGCTTTAGGTTGGGGGAGTTTATTCACGGTTTTGGTGTTAATGTTTGTCGTTCGTCCCATTAACATTATTTTGTGTACTTGGAATAGTGATCTAAATTGGCGACAGAAACTATTTTTGAGTTGGGTTGCACCCAGAGGCATAGTTTCCGCCTCTGTAGCGTCTTTATTTGCGATTTTACTGACCCAGAGGGGCGTGAATGGTGGTGATTCGATTAAAGCTTTAGTCTTTTTGACAATTATTATGACGGTTTTTTGCCAAGGTTTAACCGCTGGCTGGTTGGTTAAATGTTTGAGAATTACTTCTAAAGATGCTACTGGGGCGGTAATTGTCGGCTGTAATCCCCTGGGTTTATTAATTGCCCGCTTTTTTCAAGAACGGGGAGAAACTGTGGTGATGATTGATACTGACCCGGAACGGTTAGCCCAAGCTGAAGCCCAAAATCTGCGAGTGATTGCTAGTAGTGCTTTAGATGGGGAAATACTGGAAGAAGCTGGCATAGGCTCGATGGGAACTTTTTTAGCCATTACCAGCAATGGTGAGGTGAATTTTGTCTTAGCTCAACGGGCTGCTGAGGAATTTAATCCTCCCCGGGTTTTAGCTATATTTCCCCATCATCCCCAAGGTTCTCCTTTGGTTAATAGTAAGGTAGATCAAGCCTTTGTCTCTGATTTACCGGTAAAAACTTGGAATGAATATTTGATGAATGGACAGGTGAAATTAGGAACAACTACATTAAATGCGGCAGAATTTGACTCTCAACAAGAACATATACAAGAAAAAATTCGAGAGGGGATTTTAGTACCGCTATTGTTAGAGCGAGAAGAAAGGTTACAGGTGATGTCTGCAAGTCAACAATGGGAAATAGGCGATCGCATTATCTATCTATTATATGATGCCCGTCCTAATTTGTTAAAACTTCTCTCTGGCGCTAGTCAATCTACACCGTTAACTATGGAAACTTTGGCAGAGGTTGAGGAAGTAAGAGTTAAACAAGTTTAG
- a CDS encoding ABC1 kinase family protein, whose protein sequence is MIAKSKKFRWQKTKYSTLARKIDIFRAAAKFMLFLWWDSIFPQDSLEHKKNRATWLVNTLIDLGPTFIKIGQTLSTRADLLPLEYIEALGTLQDQVPAFSSQEAINMIELELGKPVQFIYKEFEFNPLAAASLGQVHKATLYSNEEVVVKVQRPGLEALFNLDFKILLQLIKFCNTYFAGVRKYNLQSIYNEFFDLLFQEIDYIQEGKNSDKFRENFHGYPRVIIPKVYWQYTTTKILTLEYKPGIKINDKAALEACGINIHKVNETGICCYLKQLLQDGFFQVDPHPGNMAVNPDGSIIFYDFGMMAEIGTLNKEEMIKTFFAILKKDSNEVVNTLMRMGLLEPIPDMTPVKRLVTFLLDKFTDKPLDVKALSEVKIELYEMFEQQPFRLPAQMTFILKAITTLDGIARTLEPQYNPTVLSQTFIKSLAVTKSKGNTLAQLSHQARDFIQYQLTKPNKTEVLVKKLAERIERGELQLRVKNVESDSILGQIYLAIKTLIYACLTGFSLLTGLILIIVNYHNWAIAIFCVCAFCLYLLVKSLMKLAVIEKIEKMGKK, encoded by the coding sequence ATGATCGCAAAGTCTAAAAAGTTTCGTTGGCAAAAAACTAAATATTCTACCTTAGCTCGAAAAATAGACATTTTCAGGGCTGCGGCTAAATTTATGTTATTTCTGTGGTGGGATAGTATTTTTCCTCAAGATTCTTTAGAACATAAGAAAAACCGTGCTACTTGGTTGGTGAATACTTTAATTGATTTAGGGCCTACTTTTATTAAAATTGGTCAAACTTTGTCAACTCGTGCCGATTTATTGCCTTTAGAATATATAGAAGCTTTGGGAACTTTACAGGATCAAGTTCCGGCTTTTAGTAGTCAAGAAGCAATTAATATGATTGAATTAGAATTAGGTAAACCTGTGCAATTTATCTATAAAGAATTTGAATTTAATCCTTTGGCTGCTGCTAGTTTAGGTCAAGTTCATAAAGCGACATTATACTCTAATGAAGAAGTGGTTGTTAAAGTTCAACGTCCGGGTTTAGAGGCTTTATTTAATTTAGATTTTAAAATATTATTACAGTTAATTAAGTTTTGCAATACATATTTTGCTGGGGTAAGGAAGTATAATTTACAATCAATCTATAATGAGTTCTTTGATTTGTTATTTCAAGAAATTGATTATATTCAAGAGGGTAAAAATTCTGATAAATTCAGGGAAAACTTTCATGGATATCCGCGAGTTATTATTCCTAAAGTTTATTGGCAATATACGACAACGAAGATATTAACTTTAGAATATAAACCAGGAATTAAAATCAATGATAAGGCAGCTTTGGAAGCTTGTGGAATTAATATTCATAAGGTAAATGAAACGGGGATTTGTTGTTATTTGAAGCAACTATTACAAGATGGTTTTTTTCAAGTTGATCCCCATCCAGGGAATATGGCAGTCAATCCAGATGGGAGTATTATCTTCTACGATTTTGGCATGATGGCAGAAATCGGAACTTTGAATAAGGAGGAGATGATTAAAACTTTTTTTGCTATTTTAAAAAAGGATAGTAATGAAGTAGTAAATACTTTAATGAGGATGGGATTACTTGAACCTATCCCAGATATGACTCCAGTAAAAAGATTAGTCACATTTTTATTAGATAAATTCACCGATAAACCTTTAGATGTTAAAGCATTGAGTGAGGTAAAAATTGAACTTTATGAAATGTTTGAACAGCAACCATTTCGCTTACCTGCTCAAATGACATTTATTTTAAAAGCCATAACCACATTAGATGGTATTGCCAGAACTTTAGAGCCTCAATATAATCCTACAGTATTATCCCAAACATTTATCAAAAGTCTAGCAGTCACAAAAAGTAAAGGAAATACTCTCGCTCAATTAAGCCATCAAGCTAGGGATTTTATTCAATATCAACTGACAAAACCGAATAAAACGGAAGTTTTAGTGAAAAAATTAGCAGAAAGAATTGAAAGGGGAGAGTTACAATTAAGAGTTAAAAATGTTGAAAGCGATAGCATCTTAGGACAAATTTATCTAGCCATCAAAACCTTAATTTATGCTTGTTTAACAGGATTTAGTCTATTGACGGGTTTAATCTTGATCATTGTCAATTATCATAATTGGGCGATCGCCATTTTTTGTGTATGTGCTTTTTGTCTATATTTATTAGTTAAATCCTTAATGAAATTAGCAGTGATAGAGAAAATAGAAAAAATGGGCAAAAAGTAG
- a CDS encoding ribbon-helix-helix domain-containing protein, with translation MQTITRTPTTDMEVTSIRLERELKEKLKDIAGNQGYQSLIRDILWNYIQQKSGEWKPRFSKSDIRASIAAVAQQDERCVLTGKLIESQQSMLLGLTRNGDMVPLSLESLVD, from the coding sequence ATGCAGACCATTACACGCACCCCAACAACTGATATGGAAGTTACTAGTATCCGTCTAGAACGGGAACTGAAGGAGAAACTCAAAGATATCGCCGGCAATCAGGGATATCAGTCTTTAATTCGAGATATACTCTGGAATTATATCCAGCAAAAATCAGGTGAATGGAAACCCCGTTTTTCTAAATCTGATATTCGCGCTAGTATTGCTGCTGTGGCACAACAAGATGAGCGCTGTGTCCTGACAGGTAAATTAATTGAATCGCAACAGTCAATGTTATTAGGATTGACTAGGAATGGTGATATGGTTCCTCTGAGTCTCGAAAGTTTGGTTGATTAG
- a CDS encoding HNH endonuclease — translation MTSAIQVLEQSVVVFSQNYLPLCRVNIKRAIVLLVSNKAEPLEFSTEDGWLINSPRFVLSVPKHIRLKIAATERMWKIPPVNRREVLRRDHSSCQYCGINKQLTLDHVIPRSKGGRHTWDNVVIACEKCNSRKGDKTPAEAGMLLRKLPKAPVHPTVTFAEKFWIDMQANLE, via the coding sequence GTGACAAGCGCAATCCAAGTATTAGAGCAATCTGTGGTCGTGTTTTCCCAGAATTACTTGCCACTATGTCGAGTAAATATCAAGCGGGCGATAGTGTTGCTAGTCAGCAATAAAGCCGAACCATTGGAATTTTCTACAGAAGACGGCTGGTTAATTAATTCACCTAGATTCGTCCTCTCTGTACCCAAACACATTCGCTTAAAAATTGCTGCGACGGAACGGATGTGGAAAATTCCCCCAGTGAATCGTCGGGAGGTTTTACGACGAGATCATAGCAGTTGTCAATATTGCGGTATTAACAAACAGCTCACCCTAGATCATGTTATACCTCGCTCTAAAGGGGGCAGACATACTTGGGATAACGTAGTCATAGCTTGCGAAAAATGTAATTCTCGCAAAGGCGATAAAACACCGGCTGAAGCTGGGATGCTGCTGCGGAAATTACCTAAAGCACCTGTTCACCCAACTGTGACATTTGCTGAGAAGTTTTGGATTGATATGCAAGCAAACCTGGAATAA
- a CDS encoding alr0857 family protein — translation MLKLNYTDNSFYLECLTQSLEEWVAQRVILALRVSQALRVEPTTASFLLPLDLPGVERLKAEVNRHDSKIMGLSNCDAEYLEVTLDGSWLSHDNDDAVGVFVTTMSYSAEFFLYKLWQESQVCASVVTE, via the coding sequence ATGCTGAAATTAAATTACACCGATAACAGTTTTTATTTAGAGTGTCTCACTCAATCTCTCGAAGAATGGGTAGCGCAAAGAGTGATTTTGGCACTGCGCGTCAGTCAAGCTTTGCGTGTTGAACCCACCACAGCTTCCTTTTTGCTACCTCTTGATTTGCCAGGAGTAGAAAGACTGAAAGCCGAAGTAAATCGCCATGATAGTAAAATCATGGGCTTATCTAACTGTGATGCTGAATACTTAGAAGTTACCCTAGATGGTTCTTGGTTATCTCATGATAATGATGATGCTGTAGGTGTATTTGTCACCACTATGAGCTATAGCGCGGAGTTTTTTTTGTATAAACTTTGGCAAGAGTCTCAAGTTTGTGCTTCTGTGGTCACTGAATAA
- a CDS encoding polysaccharide deacetylase family protein produces MSPNFNIIKIISIATIVLSLNACSSNQNPPQLKTNSESLKVAIPHNQVNLKSQPPTKVETLNFTVPAKYQAKTVYKVVPSNKEKVIALTIDDGPWPKTTVEMLDILKQNNVKATFFWVGSALQENPEIGKRVVAEGHAIGNHTWHHWYSKMDEATAKSEIEKTNELIYQTTGVKTSFFRPPGGYLNNGLAAYAKSQKNSVVMWSVTSADTDPRAKYQVFIKNVLRDAKPGAIVLMHDGGGNRERTVKALPEIISGLKQRGYRFVTVPELLSMTEK; encoded by the coding sequence ATGTCCCCAAATTTTAATATTATAAAAATAATTAGCATTGCCACAATAGTATTATCTCTAAATGCTTGTAGCAGCAACCAAAATCCACCTCAATTAAAAACCAATAGTGAGTCTTTAAAGGTTGCCATTCCTCACAATCAAGTGAATCTCAAATCACAACCACCAACTAAAGTGGAAACCCTAAATTTCACCGTTCCTGCTAAATATCAGGCAAAAACCGTTTATAAAGTCGTACCCAGCAACAAAGAAAAAGTCATTGCTTTAACGATTGATGATGGTCCCTGGCCAAAAACTACCGTAGAAATGTTAGATATCCTCAAACAAAATAATGTAAAAGCCACATTTTTTTGGGTAGGAAGTGCTTTGCAAGAAAATCCTGAAATTGGTAAACGAGTTGTCGCTGAAGGTCACGCTATTGGTAATCATACTTGGCATCATTGGTATAGCAAGATGGACGAAGCTACAGCCAAAAGTGAAATTGAAAAAACAAATGAATTAATTTATCAAACTACAGGTGTCAAAACATCTTTTTTCCGTCCCCCAGGAGGCTATTTAAACAACGGATTAGCTGCTTATGCTAAAAGCCAAAAAAACTCTGTTGTCATGTGGTCAGTGACTTCAGCAGACACCGATCCGCGTGCAAAATATCAAGTATTTATTAAAAATGTTCTCAGAGATGCTAAACCAGGGGCTATTGTTTTAATGCACGATGGTGGTGGAAATCGGGAAAGAACCGTAAAAGCTTTGCCAGAAATCATCAGCGGACTCAAACAGCGAGGCTACCGATTTGTTACAGTTCCTGAACTTTTAAGCATGACAGAAAAATGA
- a CDS encoding RNA-guided endonuclease InsQ/TnpB family protein: protein MLVFEFKVYGKSVQLTAIDDAIRTAQFIRNSCVRLWMDVKDTGKNDLQKYCAVLAANFPFANELNSMARQASAERAWSCISRFYENCKKGISGLKGYPQFQKDCRSVEYKTSGWRLADNRKSITFTDKKGIGKLKIKGTRDLHFYQINQIKRVRLMKRADGYYCQFCIDVNRQENIEPSGNTIGLDVGLKEYYTDSNGVMIENPKFLRIGEKVLKRSQRRVSRKIKGSKNRGKARQILGKRHLKISRKRKDHAVKLARCVVQSNDLIAYEDLRIKNLVKNHCLAKSINDASWYQFRIWLEYFGKVFKRVTVAVNPQYTSAVCSSCGEVVKKTLSTRTHACKCSCVMDRDENAARNILSRGLSTVGHTGTFMLDMSNALGDKTSIQAG, encoded by the coding sequence ATGCTAGTTTTTGAGTTTAAAGTTTATGGAAAATCAGTTCAGCTAACAGCAATAGATGACGCAATTCGGACTGCTCAATTCATTCGGAATAGTTGTGTTCGGCTATGGATGGATGTTAAAGATACAGGTAAAAACGACTTGCAGAAATATTGTGCTGTACTAGCAGCTAATTTCCCGTTTGCTAATGAACTTAATTCGATGGCGCGACAAGCTAGTGCTGAACGAGCATGGTCTTGTATCTCTAGATTTTACGAGAACTGCAAAAAGGGGATTTCTGGTTTAAAGGGATATCCTCAATTCCAAAAAGATTGTCGTTCTGTTGAATACAAAACATCTGGATGGCGACTTGCAGATAACCGTAAATCTATCACATTTACCGATAAAAAAGGTATTGGTAAATTAAAAATTAAAGGGACTCGTGACCTGCATTTCTACCAAATCAACCAAATAAAACGAGTAAGATTAATGAAACGGGCTGATGGTTATTATTGTCAATTTTGTATTGATGTTAACCGTCAAGAGAATATAGAACCATCAGGAAATACGATTGGGTTAGATGTAGGCTTGAAAGAATACTACACCGACTCCAATGGTGTAATGATTGAGAATCCTAAATTTCTGCGTATTGGGGAAAAAGTTCTTAAACGTTCGCAACGTCGTGTTTCTAGAAAAATCAAAGGTTCAAAGAATAGGGGCAAAGCTAGACAGATTTTAGGAAAACGCCACCTCAAAATAAGTAGGAAACGTAAAGACCATGCTGTGAAGTTAGCACGGTGCGTAGTTCAGTCTAACGACTTGATAGCCTATGAAGATTTGAGAATTAAAAATCTGGTGAAAAATCATTGTTTAGCCAAGTCTATTAACGACGCATCTTGGTATCAGTTCCGTATCTGGCTTGAATATTTTGGAAAAGTATTTAAGAGAGTCACGGTGGCTGTTAATCCGCAATATACTAGCGCTGTTTGCTCTAGCTGTGGTGAAGTTGTCAAAAAAACCCTATCTACTAGGACACACGCTTGTAAATGCAGTTGTGTAATGGATAGAGATGAAAACGCAGCTAGAAATATCCTTAGTCGAGGATTGAGTACGGTAGGGCATACCGGAACTTTCATGCTAGACATGAGCAACGCTTTAGGAGACAAGACCTCTATTCAGGCTGGATAA